A single bacterium DNA region contains:
- a CDS encoding cupin domain-containing protein, with amino-acid sequence MKIGNERDVPKNDVLLKDAKGVKIQWLISGDDGAPNFAMRRFTIIPGGHTPYHSHAHEHEVFIIAGKGKAVYKNRSIEVIPGSFVFIDGGSMHNFVNDGDEDLIFLCMVPNING; translated from the coding sequence ATGAAAATCGGGAATGAAAGGGATGTCCCAAAAAACGATGTCTTGTTAAAAGATGCTAAAGGGGTCAAAATTCAATGGTTAATTTCAGGGGATGATGGTGCTCCGAATTTTGCCATGAGACGCTTTACAATAATCCCTGGGGGTCATACTCCTTATCATTCACATGCTCATGAACATGAAGTTTTCATTATTGCTGGAAAGGGGAAAGCTGTCTATAAAAATCGTTCGATCGAGGTTATTCCCGGCAGCTTTGTTTTTATCGATGGTGGCTCAATGCACAATTTTGTCAACGATGGAGACGAGGATTTAATTTTTCTCTGCATGGTTCCAAACATTAATGGTTAG